One segment of Paenibacillus sp. FSL R7-0337 DNA contains the following:
- a CDS encoding rhamnogalacturonan acetylesterase codes for MPTIYIAGDSTAAQKGGGEWPMAGWGEYLQQYVSRKVRIENRAINGRSTRSFLAEGRLADMERDFLPGDFLLIQFGHNDQKLEDPLRYTEPHTDYRENLKVFIDSARSRDCFPVLLTSVSRRRFTPDGEPDPLAVGLYPQVMREVGVETGTPLLDVFAASQQLYRRLGTEASAGLFMHLPPGARPNYPDGITDDTHFSRSGAQQIAALVAKALAQCAELRLLHPYLRV; via the coding sequence ATGCCGACAATCTATATCGCCGGAGACTCTACCGCTGCCCAGAAGGGCGGCGGGGAATGGCCGATGGCCGGATGGGGCGAATACCTGCAGCAGTATGTCAGCCGGAAGGTGCGGATTGAGAACCGGGCCATCAACGGACGGAGCACACGCTCCTTCCTGGCTGAGGGCAGACTGGCCGACATGGAGCGGGATTTTCTCCCCGGAGACTTCCTCCTGATCCAGTTCGGCCATAATGACCAGAAGCTGGAGGACCCTCTCCGTTATACAGAACCGCATACCGATTACCGCGAGAATCTGAAGGTATTCATCGATTCCGCCCGCAGCCGGGACTGCTTCCCTGTGCTGCTGACATCGGTGAGCCGCCGCCGGTTCACCCCGGACGGTGAACCTGATCCGCTGGCCGTCGGACTTTATCCGCAGGTCATGCGGGAGGTTGGCGTGGAGACCGGAACGCCTTTGCTCGATGTTTTTGCCGCCTCCCAGCAGCTCTACCGCAGGCTGGGAACCGAAGCATCAGCCGGGCTGTTCATGCATCTGCCGCCGGGTGCCCGCCCTAACTACCCGGACGGCATTACGGATGACACACATTTCTCCAGATCCGGGGCGCAGCAGATTGCAGCGCTGGTAGCCAAGGCGCTCGCCCAGTGTGCGGAGCTTAGACTGCTGCACCCGTATTTGAGGGTGTAG